A genomic stretch from Thalassophryne amazonica chromosome 18, fThaAma1.1, whole genome shotgun sequence includes:
- the pde6gb gene encoding phosphodiesterase 6G, cGMP-specific, rod, gamma, paralog b: MNLEPPKADIKSATRVSGGPATPRKGPPKFKQRQTRQFKSKPPKKGVQGFGDDIPGMEGLGTDITVICPWEAFNHLELHELAQYGII; this comes from the exons ATGAACCTTGAACCTCCCAAAGCTGATATCAAGTCGGCTACCCGTGTTTCCGGAGGCCCTGCCACACCGCGCAAGGGACCCCCAAAGTTCAAGCAGAGGCAGACTCGACAGTTCAAGAGCAAGCCTCCAAAGAAGGGAGTCCAGGG TTTTGGAGATGACATTCCTGGAATGGAAGGTTTAGGCACAG ACATCACTGTCATTTGTCCCTGGGAGGCCTTTAATCACTTGGAACTGCATGAGCTGGCCCAGTATGGTATCATCTGA